A single genomic interval of Marmota flaviventris isolate mMarFla1 chromosome 14, mMarFla1.hap1, whole genome shotgun sequence harbors:
- the LOC114078736 gene encoding fumarylacetoacetate hydrolase domain-containing protein 2 isoform X2 — translation MLVTVRRLLTALLQARKQPFQPSRDMRLVQFQAPHLEGPHLGLEAGNDGGVIDLNAFDPTLPKTMLQFLEQGEATLSVARRALTAPLPVLPRSEVTFLAPVTRPDKVVCVGMNYVDHCKEQNVPVPKEPIIFSKFASSIVGPYDAVVLPPESQEVDWEVELAVVIGKKGKHIKATDAMAHVAGFTVAHDVSARDWQMRRNGKQWLLGKTFDTFCPLGPALVTKDSIADPHNLKICCRVNGEVVQSSNTSQMVFKTEELIAWVSQFVTLYPGDVILTGTPPGVGVFRKPPVFLKVRVPELKPWWPAVAEG, via the exons ATGCTGGTCACTGTTAGGAGGTTACTCACAGCTCTGCTGCAGGCTCGGAAGCAGCCCTTTCAGCCCTCCAGAGACATGAGACTGGTGCAGTTCCAGGCACCCCACTTGGAGGGGCCTCACCTGGGCCTGGAGGCTGGGAATGATGGGGGGGTCATTGACCTCAACGCATTTGACCCCACACTCCCCAAGACGATGTTGCAGTTCCTGGAGCAGGGAGAGGCCACCTTGTCAGTGGCAAGAAG AGCCCTGACAGCCCCGTTGCCCGTCCTCCCACGGTCAGAGGTGACCTTCCTAGCCCCAGTCACACGGCCAGACAAGGTGGTATGTGTGGGCATGAATTATGTGGACCACTGCAAAGAACAGAACGTGCCTGTGCCCAAGGAACCCATCATCTTCAGCAAGTTTGCCAGCTCCATCGTGGGGCCCTACGATGCGGTGGTCCTCCCACCAGAGAGCCAG GAGGTGGACTGGGAGGTGGAGCTGGCCGTGGTCATTGGAAagaaaggcaaacatatcaag GCCACAGATGCCATGGCTCACGTGGCTGGCTTCACTGTGGCCCATGATGTGAGTGCTCGGGACTGGCAAATGAGACGCAATGGGAAGCAGTGGCTGCTGGGAAAAACCTTCGATACCTTCTGCCCCTTGGGCCCTGCCTTGGTTACCAAGGACAGTATAGCAG ATCCCCACAACTTAAAGATCTGCTGCCGCGTGAACGGGGAGGTGGTCCAGAGCAGCAACACCAGCCAGATGGTGTTCAAGACGGAGGAGCTGATCGCCTGGGTCTCCCA GTTTGTCACTCTTTACCCAGGGGATGTCATCCTTACCGGGACCCCCCCAGGTGTTGGTGTGTTCAGGAAGCCACCTGTCTTTCTCAAG GTACGTGTGCCAGAGCTGAAACCCTGGTGGCCTGCTGTTGCAGAAGGGTGA
- the LOC114078736 gene encoding fumarylacetoacetate hydrolase domain-containing protein 2 isoform X3: protein MLVTVRRLLTALLQARKQPFQPSRDMRLVQFQAPHLEGPHLGLEAGNDGGVIDLNAFDPTLPKTMLQFLEQGEATLSVARRALTAPLPVLPRSEVTFLAPVTRPDKVVCVGMNYVDHCKEQNVPVPKEPIIFSKFASSIVGPYDAVVLPPESQEVDWEVELAVVIGKKGKHIKATDAMAHVAGFTVAHDVSARDWQMRRNGKQWLLGKTFDTFCPLGPALVTKDSIADPHNLKICCRVNGEVVQSSNTSQMVFKTEELIAWVSQFVTLYPGDVILTGTPPGVGVFRKPPVFLKAV, encoded by the exons ATGCTGGTCACTGTTAGGAGGTTACTCACAGCTCTGCTGCAGGCTCGGAAGCAGCCCTTTCAGCCCTCCAGAGACATGAGACTGGTGCAGTTCCAGGCACCCCACTTGGAGGGGCCTCACCTGGGCCTGGAGGCTGGGAATGATGGGGGGGTCATTGACCTCAACGCATTTGACCCCACACTCCCCAAGACGATGTTGCAGTTCCTGGAGCAGGGAGAGGCCACCTTGTCAGTGGCAAGAAG AGCCCTGACAGCCCCGTTGCCCGTCCTCCCACGGTCAGAGGTGACCTTCCTAGCCCCAGTCACACGGCCAGACAAGGTGGTATGTGTGGGCATGAATTATGTGGACCACTGCAAAGAACAGAACGTGCCTGTGCCCAAGGAACCCATCATCTTCAGCAAGTTTGCCAGCTCCATCGTGGGGCCCTACGATGCGGTGGTCCTCCCACCAGAGAGCCAG GAGGTGGACTGGGAGGTGGAGCTGGCCGTGGTCATTGGAAagaaaggcaaacatatcaag GCCACAGATGCCATGGCTCACGTGGCTGGCTTCACTGTGGCCCATGATGTGAGTGCTCGGGACTGGCAAATGAGACGCAATGGGAAGCAGTGGCTGCTGGGAAAAACCTTCGATACCTTCTGCCCCTTGGGCCCTGCCTTGGTTACCAAGGACAGTATAGCAG ATCCCCACAACTTAAAGATCTGCTGCCGCGTGAACGGGGAGGTGGTCCAGAGCAGCAACACCAGCCAGATGGTGTTCAAGACGGAGGAGCTGATCGCCTGGGTCTCCCA GTTTGTCACTCTTTACCCAGGGGATGTCATCCTTACCGGGACCCCCCCAGGTGTTGGTGTGTTCAGGAAGCCACCTGTCTTTCTCAAG GCTGTGTAG
- the LOC114078736 gene encoding fumarylacetoacetate hydrolase domain-containing protein 2 isoform X1, which translates to MLVTVRRLLTALLQARKQPFQPSRDMRLVQFQAPHLEGPHLGLEAGNDGGVIDLNAFDPTLPKTMLQFLEQGEATLSVARRALTAPLPVLPRSEVTFLAPVTRPDKVVCVGMNYVDHCKEQNVPVPKEPIIFSKFASSIVGPYDAVVLPPESQEVDWEVELAVVIGKKGKHIKATDAMAHVAGFTVAHDVSARDWQMRRNGKQWLLGKTFDTFCPLGPALVTKDSIADPHNLKICCRVNGEVVQSSNTSQMVFKTEELIAWVSQFVTLYPGDVILTGTPPGVGVFRKPPVFLKKGDEVQCEIEELGSIINKVV; encoded by the exons ATGCTGGTCACTGTTAGGAGGTTACTCACAGCTCTGCTGCAGGCTCGGAAGCAGCCCTTTCAGCCCTCCAGAGACATGAGACTGGTGCAGTTCCAGGCACCCCACTTGGAGGGGCCTCACCTGGGCCTGGAGGCTGGGAATGATGGGGGGGTCATTGACCTCAACGCATTTGACCCCACACTCCCCAAGACGATGTTGCAGTTCCTGGAGCAGGGAGAGGCCACCTTGTCAGTGGCAAGAAG AGCCCTGACAGCCCCGTTGCCCGTCCTCCCACGGTCAGAGGTGACCTTCCTAGCCCCAGTCACACGGCCAGACAAGGTGGTATGTGTGGGCATGAATTATGTGGACCACTGCAAAGAACAGAACGTGCCTGTGCCCAAGGAACCCATCATCTTCAGCAAGTTTGCCAGCTCCATCGTGGGGCCCTACGATGCGGTGGTCCTCCCACCAGAGAGCCAG GAGGTGGACTGGGAGGTGGAGCTGGCCGTGGTCATTGGAAagaaaggcaaacatatcaag GCCACAGATGCCATGGCTCACGTGGCTGGCTTCACTGTGGCCCATGATGTGAGTGCTCGGGACTGGCAAATGAGACGCAATGGGAAGCAGTGGCTGCTGGGAAAAACCTTCGATACCTTCTGCCCCTTGGGCCCTGCCTTGGTTACCAAGGACAGTATAGCAG ATCCCCACAACTTAAAGATCTGCTGCCGCGTGAACGGGGAGGTGGTCCAGAGCAGCAACACCAGCCAGATGGTGTTCAAGACGGAGGAGCTGATCGCCTGGGTCTCCCA GTTTGTCACTCTTTACCCAGGGGATGTCATCCTTACCGGGACCCCCCCAGGTGTTGGTGTGTTCAGGAAGCCACCTGTCTTTCTCAAG AAGGGTGACGAAGTCCAGTGTGAGATTGAAGAACTTGGCAGCATCATCAACAAGGTGGTGTGA